A portion of the Halobacterium zhouii genome contains these proteins:
- a CDS encoding MFS transporter — protein MSYSQGIRRNWRQFALQLLTVFAVGLTIGAERNVVPVLGRDVLGVESVLVIASFVVSFGFVKALLNLYGGKWSETYGRKPILVAGWLVALPIPVILVLAPNWWWIVAGNVLLGVNQGLAWSMSVNAKIDLAGSDARGFAVGLDEAFGYGGVAVGTWVTGVIAAQYGLRPEPFYFLAAVIVLALVAAVLFVDETLPYARAEADEQADSEDADLPFAEVLKRATYGDRTLFAAAQAGSVEKFVDALVWIAYPLYLTAAGLSLAQVGVVVGVYGGVWGVLQLYTGRLADQVGRRPPVVAGMFVAGAGVLLTVLVQGYWLWIGTAAVTGTGMALLYPNLITVVGDAAHPSWRATGLGVYRMWRDAGYGFGAIVIGVTADLVSTTAAFYVVAAAMFASGLVTLAWMRETHPDREAARGEHGTVDAVDAD, from the coding sequence ATGTCTTACTCACAGGGAATCAGGCGCAACTGGCGGCAGTTCGCACTCCAGTTGCTGACCGTGTTCGCAGTCGGGCTCACCATCGGCGCCGAGCGGAACGTCGTGCCGGTGCTCGGCCGGGACGTCCTCGGCGTCGAGTCCGTGCTCGTCATCGCCTCGTTCGTCGTGAGCTTCGGCTTCGTGAAGGCGCTACTCAACCTCTACGGTGGGAAGTGGTCGGAAACCTACGGTCGGAAGCCCATCCTCGTCGCCGGGTGGCTGGTCGCGTTGCCGATTCCAGTGATCCTCGTGCTCGCGCCGAACTGGTGGTGGATCGTCGCCGGAAACGTGCTCCTCGGCGTCAACCAGGGACTGGCGTGGAGCATGAGCGTGAACGCGAAAATCGACCTCGCGGGGAGCGACGCGCGAGGATTCGCAGTCGGACTGGACGAGGCGTTCGGCTACGGCGGCGTCGCCGTCGGCACCTGGGTCACGGGCGTCATCGCGGCGCAGTACGGTCTCCGTCCCGAACCGTTCTACTTCCTCGCGGCCGTCATCGTGCTCGCGCTCGTCGCCGCCGTGCTGTTCGTAGACGAGACGCTGCCGTACGCGCGAGCGGAGGCCGACGAGCAGGCCGATAGCGAGGACGCCGACTTGCCGTTCGCCGAAGTCCTGAAGCGCGCGACCTACGGCGACCGCACGCTGTTCGCGGCGGCCCAGGCTGGTAGCGTCGAGAAGTTCGTGGATGCGCTGGTCTGGATTGCGTACCCGCTGTACCTCACGGCCGCCGGCCTCTCGCTCGCACAGGTCGGCGTCGTCGTCGGCGTCTACGGCGGCGTCTGGGGTGTCCTGCAGTTGTACACGGGTCGCCTCGCCGACCAAGTCGGCCGGCGACCGCCGGTCGTCGCGGGGATGTTCGTCGCGGGCGCAGGCGTGCTCCTGACAGTGCTCGTCCAGGGCTACTGGCTGTGGATCGGCACGGCGGCCGTGACGGGCACCGGGATGGCGCTGCTCTACCCGAACCTCATCACGGTCGTCGGGGACGCCGCACATCCGTCGTGGCGGGCGACCGGTCTCGGCGTGTACCGGATGTGGCGCGACGCCGGCTACGGTTTCGGTGCAATCGTCATCGGCGTGACCGCCGACCTGGTGTCGACGACCGCCGCGTTCTACGTCGTGGCGGCGGCGATGTTCGCGTCGGGCCTCGTCACGCTCGCCTGGATGCGCGAGACCCACCCGGACCGCGAGGCGGCCCGCGGCGAACACGGCACCGTCGACGCGGTGGACGCCGACTAA
- a CDS encoding cobalamin-independent methionine synthase II family protein produces the protein MTANHDTIPTTHIGSLPRPPELLDLLEKQQDGVDVDQDDWDATVAEATRDVVERQAEAGIDVANNGEQSRVSFNWYVADRLSGIDGKREQELWADLQEFPDYAEETFKTDVIDLSMQPVITGPVEYTGHDEAEAELAEFRDALSAADADFQDTFVTSASPSVVTATHVDEHYGDYEEFLFAVADAMAEEYELVAETGATLQIDAPELLTVGHTAAYADEPLEAVEAATRLHVEALNEALSNVPADQVRLHTCWGSYEGPHHLDTGLAELLPEVYEADITGLSVEQANPRHQHEYRAFDEHPVPDGWTLIPGVVDVKTNIIDHPETIADRLERVADAVDDATPLVAAPDCGFGTQAGLGMVDPEIAWAKLEALDEGAELAADRIY, from the coding sequence ATGACGGCGAACCACGACACCATCCCCACGACGCACATCGGCAGTCTACCTCGACCGCCGGAACTGCTCGACCTCCTCGAGAAACAACAGGACGGAGTGGACGTAGACCAGGACGACTGGGACGCGACCGTCGCGGAGGCCACCCGGGACGTCGTCGAACGTCAGGCTGAGGCCGGCATCGACGTCGCGAACAACGGCGAGCAGTCCAGGGTCTCGTTCAACTGGTACGTCGCGGACCGCCTCAGCGGCATCGACGGCAAGCGCGAGCAGGAGCTCTGGGCCGACCTCCAGGAGTTCCCGGACTACGCCGAGGAGACGTTCAAAACGGACGTCATCGACCTCTCGATGCAACCAGTCATCACCGGTCCCGTCGAGTACACCGGCCACGACGAGGCTGAAGCCGAACTCGCGGAGTTCCGGGACGCCCTCTCCGCTGCCGACGCCGACTTCCAGGACACGTTCGTGACCTCGGCCTCTCCCAGCGTCGTCACCGCGACGCACGTCGACGAGCACTACGGCGACTACGAGGAGTTCCTGTTCGCGGTCGCGGACGCGATGGCCGAGGAGTACGAACTCGTCGCGGAGACCGGCGCGACCCTCCAGATCGACGCTCCGGAACTGCTCACTGTCGGCCACACGGCGGCGTACGCGGACGAACCCCTGGAGGCGGTCGAGGCGGCGACGCGCCTCCACGTCGAGGCGCTCAACGAGGCGCTGTCGAACGTCCCCGCAGATCAGGTCCGACTCCACACCTGCTGGGGGAGCTACGAGGGCCCTCACCACCTCGACACGGGCCTGGCCGAGTTGCTCCCGGAGGTCTACGAGGCCGACATCACCGGACTCAGCGTCGAGCAGGCCAACCCCCGCCACCAGCACGAGTACCGCGCGTTCGACGAGCACCCGGTTCCCGACGGCTGGACGCTGATTCCTGGCGTCGTGGACGTGAAGACGAACATCATCGACCACCCCGAGACCATCGCTGACCGCCTGGAGCGGGTTGCCGACGCAGTCGACGACGCGACGCCGCTGGTCGCCGCGCCCGACTGCGGGTTCGGTACGCAGGCCGGCCTCGGGATGGTGGACCCCGAGATCGCGTGGGCGAAACTCGAGGCGCTCGACGAGGGGGCCGAACTAGCGGCCGACCGCATCTACTGA
- a CDS encoding aldehyde dehydrogenase family protein, whose translation MPSDFSIDADWNALHIDGEWTASESGDTLAVEDPSTRETVVDVPAGTNADVDAAYEAAADAQEEWAETPPAHRQAVVQQFLQALDAHSEEIVDLLAHEVGGSPLMGETSIQIASDHASEAATLPRRMKGEHADSNIPGKENLVQREPKGVVTVISPWNFPLNLSMRAVAPAIAAGNSVVLKPSTNSPITGGLLFAKLFEETDLPDGVINVVTGKGSDIGDRVAGHPESDVVSFTGSTSVGQHVAGLAGENLAIPAMELGGNNAFVVTDDADLDRAIDAATFGSFVHQGQVCISINRHVVHEDVYDEYVERLTERAEALQTGSAHDEDTVIAPIIDESQRDQMLEFVEETVDAGATLETGGGTVQMEGVEDSLLVEPTVLSDVTNDMSAACNEHFGPIAPVIPFSDVDEAVEIANDTEYGLSGAVHAGDLEVAKDIADRMETGNVHINDQPINDEAHVPFSGTGDSGMGTYNSDAFLHEVTETKWISIQHDHRDYPI comes from the coding sequence ATGCCCAGTGATTTCTCGATCGACGCCGACTGGAACGCGCTCCACATCGACGGCGAGTGGACGGCCAGCGAGAGCGGAGACACCCTGGCCGTCGAGGACCCCTCGACTCGCGAGACCGTCGTTGACGTTCCAGCGGGGACGAACGCGGACGTCGACGCCGCCTACGAGGCGGCCGCGGACGCACAGGAGGAGTGGGCGGAGACGCCGCCCGCGCATCGACAGGCCGTCGTCCAGCAGTTCCTGCAGGCACTCGACGCGCACAGCGAGGAGATCGTCGACCTGCTCGCCCACGAGGTCGGCGGGTCGCCGCTGATGGGCGAGACGTCCATCCAGATCGCCTCCGACCACGCCAGCGAGGCGGCGACGCTCCCGCGCCGGATGAAAGGCGAGCACGCCGACTCGAACATCCCCGGCAAGGAGAACCTCGTCCAGCGCGAGCCGAAGGGCGTCGTCACCGTCATCTCGCCGTGGAACTTCCCGCTGAACCTCTCGATGCGGGCGGTCGCGCCGGCCATCGCCGCCGGGAACAGCGTCGTCCTCAAGCCGTCCACGAACTCCCCCATCACGGGTGGCCTGCTGTTCGCGAAACTGTTCGAGGAGACCGACCTCCCGGACGGCGTCATCAACGTCGTCACCGGGAAGGGGTCAGACATCGGTGACCGCGTCGCCGGCCACCCCGAGAGCGACGTCGTCTCGTTCACGGGGTCGACGTCGGTCGGCCAGCACGTCGCGGGACTCGCGGGCGAGAACCTCGCCATCCCCGCGATGGAACTCGGCGGAAACAACGCGTTCGTGGTGACCGACGACGCCGACCTCGACCGGGCCATCGACGCCGCGACCTTCGGGTCGTTCGTCCACCAGGGCCAGGTGTGTATCTCCATCAACCGGCACGTCGTCCACGAGGACGTCTACGACGAGTACGTCGAGCGACTCACCGAGCGCGCAGAGGCCCTGCAGACCGGGAGCGCCCACGACGAGGACACCGTGATCGCCCCGATCATCGACGAGTCCCAGCGCGACCAGATGCTCGAGTTCGTCGAGGAGACCGTCGACGCCGGCGCCACCCTCGAAACCGGCGGCGGGACCGTCCAGATGGAGGGCGTCGAGGACTCCCTGCTCGTCGAACCCACCGTGCTCTCGGACGTCACCAACGACATGTCCGCGGCGTGCAACGAGCACTTCGGCCCCATCGCTCCCGTCATTCCGTTCTCGGACGTCGACGAGGCCGTCGAGATCGCCAACGACACGGAGTACGGGCTCTCGGGCGCGGTCCACGCCGGCGACCTCGAGGTCGCGAAAGACATCGCCGACCGCATGGAGACAGGGAACGTCCATATCAACGACCAACCGATCAACGACGAAGCTCACGTCCCGTTCAGCGGCACCGGCGACTCCGGCATGGGAACGTACAACAGCGACGCGTTCCTCCACGAGGTCACGGAGACGAAGTGGATCTCGATCCAGCACGACCACCGCGACTACCCCATCTAG
- a CDS encoding pirin family protein — MDQSETGAEGPLPGEAVRHGTGVNSNRAFPTNNHPSNLDPFVLFERFYIDPNEGFPMHPHRGFEIVSYMVEGGMAHEDSLGVTNTATEGDAMRITTGSGIRHSEFPADGQGCNGLQLWVNLPQAEKDADPDYVDATAADLPTEQVDGATVTTVVGGGSPLELHTPMEYLDVEVTGSWTWSVPDDWSGFLYGVSGDGTVDGAAFTEGDVLPVTDARGVELETEDSLRVVAVSGRPHGEPIEQRGPFVF; from the coding sequence ATGGACCAGTCCGAGACCGGCGCGGAGGGGCCGCTGCCCGGTGAGGCCGTCCGCCACGGCACGGGCGTGAACTCGAACCGCGCGTTCCCGACGAACAACCACCCGAGCAACCTCGACCCGTTCGTGCTGTTCGAGCGGTTCTACATCGACCCCAACGAGGGGTTCCCGATGCACCCCCACCGCGGCTTCGAGATCGTCTCGTACATGGTCGAGGGCGGGATGGCCCACGAGGACTCCCTCGGCGTCACGAACACCGCAACCGAAGGCGACGCGATGCGCATCACGACCGGAAGCGGCATCCGGCATTCGGAGTTCCCCGCCGACGGACAGGGATGCAACGGTCTCCAGCTCTGGGTGAACCTCCCCCAGGCTGAGAAGGACGCCGACCCCGACTACGTCGACGCGACGGCCGCCGACCTCCCGACGGAACAGGTGGACGGCGCGACGGTGACGACGGTGGTCGGCGGCGGGTCACCACTCGAGTTGCACACGCCGATGGAGTACCTCGACGTCGAGGTGACCGGCTCGTGGACGTGGTCGGTGCCCGACGACTGGTCGGGGTTCCTCTACGGCGTCTCCGGCGACGGTACAGTCGACGGCGCGGCGTTCACCGAGGGCGACGTGCTGCCCGTCACCGACGCCAGAGGCGTCGAACTCGAGACCGAGGACTCACTCCGGGTGGTCGCCGTGTCGGGGCGTCCACACGGCGAACCCATCGAGCAGCGCGGTCCGTTCGTGTTCTGA
- a CDS encoding TetR/AcrR family transcriptional regulator — protein sequence MSDSEGTADSKDTRQAIMEATFRALSEHGYTDLRVRDIGEEMELSRQLIHYHFDGKYDLLSSFLEYVIDQYEGSVEVEAAGRPRAELDARIDQCLFGPGFDEFTHWDRMKVYHELYAYAQNDDEHRELFDEHYDRLRGSIVDVVEDGIEQGEFRDVDAELLGQLITDVIHAARERRLSLGHEDAPAEAREAIDEFVLDSLYPTN from the coding sequence ATGAGTGACTCGGAGGGGACGGCCGACTCGAAGGACACTCGCCAGGCCATCATGGAGGCCACCTTCCGCGCGCTGAGCGAGCACGGGTACACGGACCTGCGGGTGCGGGACATCGGCGAGGAGATGGAGCTGTCCCGTCAGCTCATCCACTACCACTTCGACGGCAAGTACGACCTGCTGTCCTCGTTCCTGGAGTACGTCATCGACCAGTACGAGGGGAGCGTCGAGGTCGAGGCGGCCGGCAGGCCGCGCGCGGAACTCGACGCCCGCATCGACCAGTGTCTGTTCGGCCCCGGGTTCGACGAGTTCACGCACTGGGACCGCATGAAGGTGTACCACGAACTGTACGCGTACGCCCAGAACGACGACGAACACCGGGAGCTGTTCGACGAGCACTACGACCGTCTGCGGGGGAGCATCGTGGACGTCGTCGAGGACGGCATCGAGCAGGGCGAATTCCGGGACGTGGACGCCGAGTTGCTCGGGCAACTAATCACGGACGTGATTCACGCGGCTCGCGAGCGACGACTCTCGCTCGGTCACGAGGACGCCCCGGCGGAGGCCCGGGAGGCCATCGACGAGTTCGTTCTCGATTCGCTGTATCCGACGAATTGA
- a CDS encoding LLM class flavin-dependent oxidoreductase has product MDASIVDLAPMPADGSATEAFERTVERAQHAEDLGYSRFWVAEHHDFTDSVASTTPEALISHVAAKTEDIRVGSGTVLLNHYSPYKVAETFSVLDALAPGRIDLGVGRATGSPASDLALQQDRSQQRRGTDDHAEKIHEVAAHLYDGFEADHPFSDLQLARAAETIPDVWVLGSSPSSAAIAGELGLRYCFAAFIRPGPAVEAFETYRENFEPSSFGAGPEEPRGAIAVNVTCAPTDEEAARLRATAEASHELLRSGRVDQLPLHSVEDAIDVLGGVPDPTPMPIEPGEWPRAVSGSPETVREQLDQMTDQTGVEEVVIQSQLADHEDTLRSHELLADALDLTPR; this is encoded by the coding sequence GTGGACGCATCCATCGTCGACCTCGCGCCGATGCCCGCTGACGGCAGTGCGACCGAGGCGTTCGAGCGCACCGTCGAGCGCGCCCAGCACGCCGAGGACCTCGGGTACTCGCGGTTCTGGGTGGCCGAACACCACGACTTCACCGACTCCGTCGCGAGCACGACGCCGGAGGCGCTGATCTCCCACGTCGCCGCGAAGACCGAGGACATCCGCGTCGGGTCGGGGACCGTACTGCTCAACCACTATAGCCCGTACAAGGTCGCGGAGACGTTCAGCGTGCTGGACGCGCTCGCGCCGGGCCGCATCGACCTCGGGGTCGGACGCGCGACCGGGAGTCCGGCGAGCGACCTCGCGTTACAGCAGGACCGCAGCCAGCAGCGCCGCGGCACCGACGACCACGCCGAGAAGATCCACGAGGTCGCCGCCCACCTCTACGACGGCTTCGAGGCTGACCATCCGTTCAGCGACCTCCAGTTAGCGCGCGCCGCGGAGACGATTCCGGACGTGTGGGTGCTCGGTTCGAGTCCCTCGAGCGCCGCCATCGCGGGCGAACTCGGGCTCCGGTACTGTTTCGCGGCGTTCATCCGGCCCGGGCCGGCAGTGGAGGCCTTCGAGACGTACCGGGAGAACTTCGAGCCGTCGTCGTTCGGCGCCGGCCCCGAGGAGCCCCGTGGCGCGATAGCCGTGAACGTGACGTGCGCGCCCACCGACGAGGAGGCCGCGCGGTTGCGCGCGACGGCGGAAGCCTCCCACGAGTTGCTCCGGAGCGGACGCGTCGACCAGTTACCCCTCCACTCCGTCGAGGACGCCATCGACGTGCTCGGGGGCGTCCCTGACCCGACGCCGATGCCCATCGAGCCGGGGGAGTGGCCGCGTGCGGTCTCCGGGAGTCCGGAAACCGTCCGCGAGCAACTCGACCAGATGACCGACCAGACCGGCGTCGAGGAGGTCGTGATCCAGAGCCAGTTGGCCGACCACGAGGACACGCTGCGCTCTCACGAACTGCTCGCGGACGCCCTGGACCTCACGCCGCGGTGA
- the dps gene encoding DNA starvation/stationary phase protection protein Dps yields the protein MTHHQQHAGQSTQTNLYWTAVDLPEESRVAVIQTLNRALAATTDLQSQAKFAHWNVKGLDFYQLHLLFDELAETLSEHVDLLAERATALGGQAMGTTRMAARESHIPEPPANAVDEGEYLEWLTDHVAQHANALRRHIDDTAGFGDEDTADLFTELSREVDKYLYFLESHLQTAVEGQVSATGGETGVGGNRPSGGQTGDTPMGDSRMGSAQSSGTRGAGTQSGGAQTGDTQSGGAQTRGRRPAGADGGTRFEERGRRTQHRDW from the coding sequence ATGACACACCACCAACAGCACGCCGGGCAGAGCACGCAGACGAATCTCTACTGGACCGCAGTCGACCTCCCCGAGGAGAGCCGGGTGGCCGTGATACAGACGTTGAACCGGGCGCTCGCGGCGACCACCGACCTGCAGTCCCAGGCCAAGTTCGCGCACTGGAACGTGAAGGGACTGGACTTCTACCAGCTCCACCTGCTGTTCGACGAACTCGCGGAGACGCTCTCCGAGCACGTCGACCTGCTGGCCGAGCGCGCCACCGCGCTCGGCGGCCAGGCGATGGGAACGACGCGGATGGCTGCCCGAGAGAGCCACATCCCTGAGCCGCCGGCGAACGCAGTCGACGAGGGCGAGTACCTCGAATGGCTGACCGACCACGTCGCCCAGCACGCGAACGCGCTCCGCCGGCACATAGACGACACGGCGGGGTTCGGCGACGAGGACACCGCCGACCTGTTCACCGAACTCTCCAGGGAGGTGGACAAGTACCTCTACTTCCTGGAGTCCCACCTCCAGACGGCCGTCGAGGGGCAGGTGTCCGCGACCGGCGGGGAGACGGGAGTTGGCGGTAACCGGCCGAGTGGTGGACAGACCGGCGACACGCCGATGGGCGATTCGCGGATGGGCAGCGCACAGTCGAGTGGCACACGTGGTGCCGGCACACAGTCTGGTGGCGCGCAGACCGGCGACACGCAGTCCGGCGGCGCGCAGACCCGCGGCCGGCGTCCGGCCGGTGCCGACGGTGGCACGCGGTTCGAGGAGCGAGGACGGCGCACGCAGCACAGGGACTGGTGA
- a CDS encoding DUF7557 family protein, protein MGVTIEVSEELKERMDQHVREDEAYEEFLEELLNHYEAEGESLWEGYGGEP, encoded by the coding sequence ATGGGTGTGACCATCGAAGTGAGCGAGGAGCTAAAGGAACGGATGGACCAACACGTCAGGGAGGACGAGGCCTACGAGGAGTTCCTCGAGGAGCTGCTCAACCACTACGAGGCAGAGGGGGAGTCCCTCTGGGAAGGGTACGGCGGCGAACCGTAA
- a CDS encoding acetamidase/formamidase family protein, whose amino-acid sequence MERTTISHEDACIHEFSPDLEAADTVEDGASLTFETIDSLDGEIQTEDQVLESVPDDVNPASGPVAVEGATPGDVLEVEIEEVRVNEDRGRVVTTPGFGLLQDHDDIEHPHTRITDVEGDSITFGDLEIDIQPVVGTIGVAPEDDTYSTLVPHDHGGNLDTTDVTTGTTAYFPVFQDGAMLAMGDSKAAMADGEMCGTGAEIGTDVDVTVRVIDDPEVTLQRPLVETADSWKTIASAETMADAVERANRDLVRLLEREHDLDPTDAYLLSSLVGGLEISQVVDPLVTARNAIPKQYLTNPF is encoded by the coding sequence ATGGAACGAACGACGATATCTCACGAGGACGCGTGCATCCACGAGTTCTCGCCGGACCTCGAGGCCGCCGACACCGTCGAGGACGGGGCCTCACTTACGTTCGAGACGATAGACAGCCTGGACGGCGAGATCCAGACCGAAGACCAGGTTCTGGAGTCGGTCCCCGACGACGTCAACCCCGCGTCCGGCCCCGTCGCGGTCGAGGGCGCGACGCCGGGCGACGTGCTCGAGGTCGAAATCGAGGAGGTCCGCGTCAACGAGGACCGCGGTCGCGTCGTCACCACCCCCGGGTTCGGCCTCCTGCAGGACCACGACGATATCGAACACCCACACACGCGAATAACGGACGTCGAGGGTGACTCCATCACGTTCGGTGACCTCGAAATCGACATCCAGCCAGTCGTCGGGACCATCGGCGTCGCCCCCGAGGACGACACCTACTCGACGCTCGTCCCACACGACCACGGCGGTAATCTCGACACGACCGACGTGACCACTGGGACGACCGCGTACTTCCCCGTCTTCCAGGACGGCGCTATGCTGGCGATGGGTGATTCGAAGGCGGCGATGGCCGACGGCGAGATGTGCGGCACGGGCGCCGAAATTGGGACCGACGTCGACGTGACCGTCCGGGTCATCGACGACCCCGAGGTTACCCTCCAGCGGCCGCTCGTGGAGACGGCCGATAGCTGGAAGACCATCGCGAGCGCCGAAACGATGGCGGACGCCGTCGAACGGGCGAACCGCGACCTGGTTCGCCTGCTCGAACGGGAACACGACCTCGACCCCACCGACGCGTATCTGCTCTCCAGTCTCGTCGGCGGCCTCGAGATCAGCCAGGTCGTCGACCCCCTCGTCACGGCGCGGAACGCGATTCCGAAGCAGTACCTCACGAACCCGTTCTGA
- a CDS encoding ABC transporter ATP-binding protein, with protein MSTDTPNESTTDATATDAPLVELRDLKKHYDRSSGVLDDLLGAPPSVKAVDGVDLTVREGETVAVVGESGCGKSTLGRTVLNLEKPTAGTIEYRGEDITGLSDDEMRPYRRDLQMVFQDPLASLNPRQTVRDIITTPMEVHGVGDSDEERAERAKDLLERVGLKAAHVDRYPHQFSGGQQQRIAVARALTLEPDLLVADEPVSALDVSVQAQLLNLFGDLQADLGLSMLFISHDMSVVRQVADRVAVMYLGEIVEVAPVEELFDDPHHPYTKSLLSAVPRIDPDRRTERTTLEGTVPSPADPPSGCRFHTRCPAVVPPDDWTADQETFRDAFTFRCRVLDGEIDPDAVRSRLESRGQATDEDAIADYVVESALPTSLDALPEAKRDAVREAATCLASGDVTGAESAVRDAFPSPCEQETPVTTAVGAGHAAACHRVGDGRE; from the coding sequence GTGAGCACTGACACACCGAACGAGTCGACCACAGACGCGACGGCGACGGACGCGCCACTCGTGGAGTTGCGCGACCTGAAGAAACACTACGACCGCTCGAGCGGCGTCCTCGACGACCTGCTCGGCGCCCCGCCGAGCGTGAAGGCCGTCGACGGCGTCGACCTGACCGTCCGCGAGGGCGAGACGGTCGCGGTGGTCGGCGAGTCGGGCTGCGGGAAGTCCACGCTCGGACGTACAGTCCTGAACCTCGAGAAGCCGACCGCGGGCACCATCGAGTACCGCGGTGAGGACATCACGGGGCTCTCGGACGACGAGATGCGGCCGTATCGCCGCGACCTCCAGATGGTGTTCCAGGACCCGCTCGCGTCGCTGAACCCCCGGCAGACCGTCCGTGACATCATCACCACGCCGATGGAGGTCCACGGGGTCGGGGACAGCGACGAGGAGCGCGCGGAGCGCGCAAAGGACCTCCTCGAGCGCGTCGGCCTGAAGGCGGCCCACGTCGACCGCTACCCCCACCAGTTCTCGGGCGGCCAGCAACAGCGCATCGCGGTCGCTCGCGCGCTCACGCTCGAACCCGACCTGCTGGTGGCGGACGAACCCGTGAGCGCACTCGACGTCTCGGTGCAGGCCCAACTCCTGAACCTGTTCGGGGACCTGCAGGCGGACCTCGGGCTGTCGATGCTGTTCATCAGCCACGACATGAGCGTGGTCCGGCAGGTCGCCGACCGCGTCGCCGTGATGTACCTCGGCGAGATCGTGGAGGTCGCACCCGTCGAGGAACTGTTCGACGACCCCCATCACCCGTACACGAAGAGCCTGCTGTCTGCGGTGCCGCGCATCGACCCCGACCGGCGCACCGAACGCACCACCCTCGAGGGGACGGTGCCGTCGCCCGCCGACCCGCCGTCTGGGTGCCGGTTCCACACGCGGTGTCCCGCCGTCGTCCCGCCCGACGACTGGACCGCGGACCAGGAGACGTTCCGTGACGCGTTCACGTTCCGGTGTCGCGTACTCGACGGCGAGATCGACCCCGACGCCGTTCGCAGCCGACTCGAATCCCGGGGACAGGCCACAGACGAGGACGCAATCGCCGACTACGTCGTCGAGTCCGCGCTCCCCACCAGCCTCGACGCCCTCCCCGAAGCGAAACGCGACGCCGTCCGCGAAGCCGCAACGTGTCTCGCGTCCGGTGACGTGACCGGCGCGGAGAGCGCAGTCAGAGACGCGTTCCCGTCGCCGTGCGAGCAGGAGACACCAGTGACCACGGCAGTCGGCGCGGGTCACGCCGCGGCCTGCCACCGCGTCGGTGACGGGAGGGAGTAG